The following coding sequences lie in one Aspergillus luchuensis IFO 4308 DNA, chromosome 8, nearly complete sequence genomic window:
- a CDS encoding uncharacterized protein (CAZy:GH106;~COG:S;~EggNog:ENOG410PVEI;~InterPro:IPR008979;~PFAM:PF17132;~SECRETED:SignalP(1-19);~antiSMASH:Cluster_8.2): MYLPYLFINTALIAQAVWSVGTNDQVEPDFDYGSFQNPSSNVRPRFRYWVNDASVNLSVVAEDVKAMGEAGAGGLELLGYYLYGDSLNNGGLLQCPLQSDWTTFGFGSPAWKDLVDTVLTTAKEYGLLVDLAIGPNQGAGVPSPYNDDGLLWDLAGFNLTFSPDKGYDGIIPGWGAGPLIAAVTAQVSSTGSNDDTYKVLLESSLLDVTPLVNSNGHLQVKANDTAEGCQYLFAYYLVHSEYREVQSPADVMAAVPQSPITTYSQNGSWVVDHFSPQGALAVVNFWRQALLDSESGALIREVGNYLWEDSQEYTVSTFWTPRLQEVFKANRGYSINRFIPILIGSGGGSTPDITYVTDELDAGASHTMDYQQTLTELNAEYLTSLTQWSNDLGIQFSAQVVYNLPMDMLANVPYVNGPECETLGFSDNIDSYRQFAGPAHLAGKRIISSEAGAEMLKVYQESIPELLWTLKRSLAGSVNQFVLHGYPNSGNYGNTTWPGFTTFSYLFSEMHGPRQPAFAYYRDFLDWLSRNQFVEQTGIPKVDIAFWSKSTTYKTVPTTYSPVDLQSTGYTYEYLSPDNFALPGAFVYNGTFAPNQQAFKALVVRANETLTASGVAKLLEYAYSKLPIIFSGGLPSNFSGCNPKAARQAVSTIKSLTSLDNVHTVPYENLAATLKSLNILPRTSVSADRTWYTTWRHDTKTLTDYVYVYNDAAGVPYGGGISSGSISFETTGTPFLYDAWSGDIIALSIYQKSETHVTIPLTLAGNQSVIIGFHQNAQPNLHLQNITDGVLWATGNTTSLAVLRSFDQESREVYLSSGKSVTLAPMLTPTFTLGNWSLVVESWTAPLDFYNVELGPTRTNQTFDLLTLVPWNQVSASLTNVSGIGYYSTMFDWPPQATNGTVSGAIIDLGPVMHTARVTINGHVLPPGEITWAKWDIGPFLRRGHNMVEVVVSTPLGNVLRTYWDELETSGKLAAAVMPFPPDEADYGLIAPVKIIPYREDRVA, encoded by the exons ATGTATTTGCCGTATCTTTTCATAAATACTGCGCTTATTGCTCAGGCCGTATGGTCTGTCGGGACTAATGACCAAGTCGAACCCGACTTCGATTATGGCAGCTTTCAGAATCCCTCATCGAATGTGAGACCACGCTTCCGCTACTGGGTGAATGATGCATCCGTGAACTTGAGCGTGGTAGCAGAGGATGTGAAGGCTATGGGTGAAGCAGGGGCCGGTGGGCTTGAGCTACTCGGTTATTATCTGTATGGAGACTCGCTGAATAATGGTGGACTATTGCAATGTCCCTTGCAGTCGGACTGGACTACATTCGGTTTTGGAAGTCCAGCTTGGA AGGACCTGGTCGACACTGTCTTGACAACAGCAAAAGAATATGGTTTACTTGTAGACTTGGCCATTGGGCCAAACCAAGGTGCTGGTGTTCCGTCGCCCTacaatgatgatggcctTTTGTGGGACTTAGCTGGGTTCAACTTGACATTTTCCCCCGACAAGGGCTATGACGGCATTATTCCTGGTTGGGGCGCGGGTCCTCTGATTGCAGCTGTTACCGCACAAGTCAGCTCGACCGGTTCAAATGATGATACatacaaagtactactgGAAAGCTCACTACTGGACGTCACACCTCTCGTCAACTCCAACGGGCATCTTCAGGTAAAAGCAAACGACACTGCGGAAGGTTGCCAGTATCTCTTTGCTTACTACTTAGTTCATTCTGAGTATCGTGAGGTACAGAGTCCTGCTGATGTTATGGCCGCTGTCCCTCAATCGCCCATAACGACTTACTCTCAGAACGGGTCATGGGTTGTCGATCATTTTTCTCCACAGGGCGCGTTAGCAGTTGTGAACTTTTGGAGACAGGCATTGCTGGACAGCGAGAGTGGCGCACTGATTCGCGAAGTGGGCAATTACCTCTGGGAAGACAGCCAAGAATATACCGTCTCCACATTCTGGACCCCGCGCCTGCAAGAGGTATTCAAAGCCAATCGAGGCTACAGTATCAACAGATTTATTCCCATTCTGATCGGTTCCGGCGGCGGGTCTACTCCAGACATCACCTATGTTACTGATGAGCTTGATGCAGGTGCCAGTCATACAATGGATTATCAGCAAACA CTCACGGAACTGAACGCCGAGTATCTCACATCTTTGACACAATGGAGCAATGACCTAGGCATTCAATTTTCGGCACAGGTAGTATACAACCTGCCTATGGACATGCTTGCCAACGTACCCTACGTCAATGGTCCCGAGTGTGAGACATTAGGTTTTAGCGATAACATCGACAGCTACAGGCAATTTGCTGGCCCCGCGCATCTTGCCGGGAAGCGTATCATTTCCAGTGAAGCTGGTGCAGAGATGTTAAAAGTATACCAGGAGTCCATACCTGAGCTTCTATGGACCCTGAAACGTTCTCTTGCCGGATCTGTCAATCAGTTCGTGCTTCATGGTTACCCAAACTCGGGTAATTATGGAAACACAACGTGGCCGGGCTTTACAACCTTTTCGTATTTGTTCTCGGAGATGCATGGTCCTCGTCAGCCGGCTTTTGCCTATTATAGAGATTTTCTGGACTGGCTCTCTCGAAACCAGTTCGTAGAGCAAACAGGTATCCCTAAGGTGGACATTGCCTTTTGGTCGAAGTCTACCACATACAAGACTGTTCCCACTACTTACAGTCCTGTTGATCTACAGAGCACAG GCTACACATATGAATACCTAAGCCCCGACAACTTTGCGCTACCCGGAGCGTTTGTCTACAACGGCACTTTTGCGCCTAATCAGCAGGCATTCAAAGCCCTCGTTGTGCGAGCAAACGAGACTCTGACAGCGTCTGGAGTTGCGAAACTTCTTGAATATGCTTATTCCAAGCTCCCGATTATCTTCTCCGGTGGACTGCCATCGAACTTCAGCGGGTGCAATCCTAAAGCTGCGAGACAAGCTGTCAGTACGATTAAAAGCCTAACTTCTTTGGATAACGTCCACACTGTGCCGTACGAGAACCTGGCGGCAACGCTCAAATCTCTCAACATCCTGCCGCGTACATCTGTGAGCGCGGACAGAACCTGGTACACCACCTGGAGGCATGATACAAAGACGCTTACGGACTACGTCTATGTTTACAATGATGCAGCCGGGGTCCCATATGGAGGTGGAATCTCTTCAGGAAGTATATCTTTTGAGACAACGGGAACACCCTTCTTGTACGATGCCTGGTCAGGCGATATTATCGCCTTGTCTATCTACCAGAAGTCTGAGACCCATGTTACAATTCCTCTTACGCTAGCCGGAAACCAGTCCGTGATTATCGGCTTCCATCAGAACGCCCAGCCAAATCTCCATCTACAGAATATAACAGATGGGGTTCTTTGGGCAACCGGGAACACGACATCCCTCGCCGTTCTTAGATCCTTTGATCAGGAGTCTCGCGAAGTCTACCTTTCCAGCGGAAAGTCCGTGACCCTAGCCCCGATGCTGACGCCTACATTTACGCTTGGCAACTGGTCGCTGGTAGTCGAGTCATGGACCGCACCTTTGGACTTCTATAACGTCGAGTTAGGACCGACGCGCACGAATCAAACGTTTGATCTTCTGACTCTAGTGCCCTGGAACCAGGTATCGGCGTCTCTAACCAACGTTTCTGGAATCGGGTACTACTCGACAATGTTCGACTGGCCTCCACAGGCCACAAATGGCACGGTCTCTGGAGCAATTATCGATCTCGGGCCCGTTATGCACACGGCACGCGTCACCATAAATGGACACGTACTGCCACCGGGCGAAATCACTTGGGCAAAGTGGGATATTGGGCCTTTCCTTCGACGCGGTCATAACATGGTGGAGGTCGTTGTTAGTACCCCTCTGGGGAATGTGCTGCGAACATACTGGGATGAACTGGAGACGAGTGGGAAGCTTGCCGCTGCCGTTATGCCGTTCCCACCGGATGAGGCAGACTACGGATTGATTGCTCCGGTGAAGATTATTCCTTATCGTGAAGACCGGGTTGCTTAG
- the nscE gene encoding NAD-dependent epimerase nscE (COG:V;~EggNog:ENOG410PGQ5;~InterPro:IPR036291,IPR001509;~PFAM:PF04321,PF13460,PF01370;~SMCOG1010:NAD-dependent epimerase/dehydratase;~antiSMASH:Cluster_8.2;~go_function: GO:0003824 - catalytic activity [Evidence IEA]) produces the protein MPLIFLTGGSGYLGQAITTHALSKNYTVHSLSRSPESDAKITSLGAFPIRGDLATHSVLLEQSQKADIVIHLADPMAGNYSLPYEERIRIDDEAVTAIAEGLSGSNKPLVVTSGSLVVAATGKETDEESALWEEGKALNERIVSERKNLRWVGESGVRVIVIRLPPFVYGRGGSGVGLFMGMFWNGGDGGKKEVKVIREAERVVTSAVHVEDAAELYLLAAERASAGDVFNGCSEWRVTFGELARAMADVLGVGVEVVGFEEAKRVWGEFFARFLSTENRASGGKAMRVLGWVPKKVGIVEEVRYGSYVGVAERLRSGAA, from the coding sequence aTGCCCCTGATCTTCCTAACCGGCGGCAGCGGCTACCTCGGCCAAGCGATAACCACCCACGCCCTCTCCAAGAACTACACCGTCCACTCCCTCTCACGCAGCCCCGAAAGCGACGCCAAAATTACCTCTCTCGGTGCATTCCCCATCCGCGGCGACCTCGCCACCCACTCCGTGCTCCTTGAACAAAGCCAAAAGGCAGATATAGTCATCCATCTGGCAGACCCAATGGCAGGAAACTACTCTCTCCCGTACGAAGAACGCATCCGCATCGACGACGAAGCAGTGACTGCCATCGCTGAGGGATTATCTGGAAGCAACAAGCCGCTTGTAGTGACCTCCGGGTCactggttgttgctgctacGGGCAAGGAGACTGACGAGGAGTCCGCGTTatgggaggaagggaaggcgCTGAATGAGCGGATTGTGTCTGAGAGGAAGAATCTGAGGTGGGTAGGGGAGAGTGGGGTGAGGGTTATTGTGATTCGGTTGCCGCCGTTTGTGTATGgacggggagggagtggggtGGGGTTGTTTATGGGGATGTTTTGgaatggtggtgatggagggaagaaggaggtgaaggttATTAGGGAGGCGGAGAGGGTGGTTACGTCTGCGGTGCATGTGGAGGATGCGGCCGAGTTGTATTTGCTTGCTGCGGAAAGGGCTAGTGCTGGGGACGTGTTCAATGGGTGTTCGGAGTGGCGGGTGACGTTTGGGGAGTTGGCGAGGGCAATGGCGGATGTTttgggggttggggttgaggttgtgggGTTCgaggaggcgaagagggtgTGGGGGGAGTTCTTTGCGAGGTTTTTGAGTACGGAGAATAGGGCTTCTGGGGGGAAGGCGATGAGGGTGCTGGGATGGGTGCCGAAGAAGGTTGGAatcgtggaggaggtgaggtaTGGGTCGTATGTTGGGGTAGCGGAGAGGCTGAGAAGCGGTGCTGCTTGA
- a CDS encoding SDR family oxidoreductase (COG:Q;~EggNog:ENOG410PNXT;~InterPro:IPR002347,IPR036291,IPR020904;~PFAM:PF00106,PF13561,PF08659;~SMCOG1001:short-chain dehydrogenase/reductase SDR;~antiSMASH:Cluster_8.2;~go_function: GO:0016491 - oxidoreductase activity [Evidence IEA];~go_process: GO:0055114 - oxidation-reduction process [Evidence IEA]) has product MDHNTLLYIPLSNILKVPILDSVSIPIEHYQFPATPNPTMSSPTIYLITGASRGIGLSLTQSLLLRPNTIVIATMRNPTTNSLYTNPPPTSPTSTLILLPLDIQSTTSITNAIETLKSTHNITHIDTVISNAGYYNDATHRVDNIPLDTVQLHFDVNTLGVIRLFQGIYAMLKKSTKPVFVTVSSFLGSIGGLEEEFFPGAAYGVSKAAANWVTRKMHVENEGMVCFMVHPGFVKTEMGNACAKSIGLEEAFTEPRECAEALVKLIESATRETVGGRFISWRGEEVPF; this is encoded by the exons ATGGACCATAATACTCTTCTGTACATCCCCCTCTCAAATATCCTTAAAGTCCCAATACTCGATTCTGTGTCCATCCCCATCGAACATTACCAATTTCCCGcaacccccaaccccacAATGTCATCTCCAACCATCTACCTCATCACCGGGGCCAGCAGAG GAATCggcctctccctcacccagtccctcctcctccgcccaaaCACCATCGTGATCGCCACAATGCgcaaccccaccaccaactctCTCTATACTAACCCCCCACCAACATCCCCCACTtccaccctcatcctcctccccctcgacatccaatccaccacctcaatcACCAACGCCATCGAAACACTCAAATCGACCCACAATATCACGCACATCGACACCGTGATTTCCAACGCAGGCTACTACAACGACGCCACCCACCGCGTTGACAACATCCCTCTGGACACCGTGCAATTGCACTTCGATGTGAACACACTCGGCGTAATCCGCCTCTTTCAGGGAATATACGCCatgctgaagaagagcaCGAAGCCGGTGTTTGTCACCGTTAGTAGCTTTCTGGGGAGTATCGGTGGTCTTGAAGAAGAATTCTTTCCCGGTGCTGCATATGGGGTTAGTAAAGCTGCTGCGAATTgggtgacgaggaagatgcatgTTGAGAATGAAGGGATGGTTTGTTTTATGGTGCATCCAGG GTTCGTGAAGACTGAGATGGGGAATGCGTGTGCGAAGAGTATCgggttggaggaggcttTTACGGAGCCGAGGGAGTGTGCGGAGGCTTTGGTGAAGTTG ATCGAAAGCGCCACGAGAGAAACAGTTGGAGGCCGGTTCATCagttggaggggggaagaagttcCTTTCTGA
- a CDS encoding uncharacterized protein (antiSMASH:Cluster_8.2), whose product MALNNEVPLIPAVQRALAIPEILNHIFECLYHYRPATCSWGGRSLLSCALVNKLWFSEAIRWLWQDPRPPLHREGSHDDFLDVLGKIPEARRNIYARYIKRATLLYFQRKPDGLDGVQFPSLRCVHIWRTMDLSDFEEIKFPNNCVRSICYFTPCPSDTEIEEHATASFEKLLTPLLSHFNHLREWVILSGRSMDTLQYFKFTPDTEGQGWHRSEHGRVRVPPNQGV is encoded by the exons ATGGCTCTGAACAATGAGGTACCCCTTATTCCAGCCGTTCAGCGTGCACTGGCAATTCCCGAGATCCTGAACCACATTTTCGAGTGCCTCTATCACTACCGCCCAGCCACGTGTAGTTGGGGTGGCCGTTCACTCCTTTCTTGCGCCCTTGTCAACAAATTATGGTTCTCGGAGGCAATCCGATGGCTCTGGCAAGACCCCAGACCCCCTCTTCACCGAGAAGGTAGTCATGATGATTTTTTGGACGTGCTTGGCAAAATCCCAGAAGCACGCCGAAATATATATGCAAGATACATCAAGCGTGCTACACTATTATACTTTCAACGCAAACCCGACGGCCTAGACGGTGTCCAGTTCCCAAGTTTACGTTGCGTACATATCTGGAGGACAATGGACCTTTCTGATTTCGAGGAGATCAAGTTCCCGAATAATTGCGTTCGGTCCATCTGTTATTTCACACCTTGTCCTTCAGACACTGAAATCGAGGAGCACGCCACAGCTTCTTTTGAGAAGCTTCTTACTCCTCTCCTG TCGCACTTCAATCATCTGAGAGAGTGGGTCATTCTTTCAGGTAGAAGCATGGACACATTGCAATATTTCAAATTCACACCAGACACCGAAGGACAGGGCTGGCACCGGTCAGAACATGGCCGTGTAAGAGTTCCGCCTAACCAGGGCGTCTAG
- a CDS encoding uncharacterized protein (COG:S;~EggNog:ENOG410PIN3;~InterPro:IPR013909,IPR012935;~PFAM:PF08600,PF07967;~antiSMASH:Cluster_8.2;~go_function: GO:0008270 - zinc ion binding [Evidence IEA]), which produces MSYAVETKKRKFHRVLESLTKPTTSESTKSATAEAPATIRDASNKKARLDAPGFSLAQNSLLRVARPSSRDSSSSSTSRPSFVPWDRERFLERLETFRRVDRWAPKPSAISEVEWAKRGWICTDVARVTCAGNCGGSVVVKLPDELDELDGFDAEKVQERKEVRAKLVDEYAERLVKGHGETCPWRNKGCDATIHRLPLANPEIAISGLEKRYSNLVKMADQLPATDVIQTPKSFDLDTLIKILPASFNGSDESTHTQSIESNTEGEDGKENAQDSEPEPSVLKNAFILAFFGWDSVPDGTAGLVGCSVCFRRLGLWMYKPKPNGDEALYDSLEVLNEHMDYCPWVNGKAQSGTGRATEKSEGLRCGWELLGQALNVRHRRLNRSTISGDSRAVSEVPSTDELVADDINPEVKKASDREWWAKLRRMRQVLNVGSPRKKPATK; this is translated from the exons ATGTCCTACGCCGTTGAAACTAAGAAGCGCAAGTTTCATCGGGTTCTCGAGTCTCTAACCAAACCTACAACCTCCGAGTCCACAAAATCAGCTACCGCCGAAGCGCCTGCAACCATTCGAGACGCATCGAACAAAAAAGCCCGTCTAGATGCGCCCGGCTTCTCACTTGCACAAAACTCACTTCTAAGGGTCGCACGCCCTAGCTCCAGAgattcgtcgtcatcgtcaaccTCGCGGCCCAGCTTTGTTCCTTGGGATCGCGAACGTTTCCTCGAGCGATTGGAAACCTTTCGTCGCGTCGACCGATGGGCACCCAAACCGTCAGCAATAAGCGAGGTGGAATGGGCTAAGCGCGGCTGGATATGTACAGATGTGGCCCGGGTAACATGTGCTGGGAACTGTGGTGGGTCGGTTGTGGTCAAGCTCCCGGATGAGCTGGATGAGTTGGATGGGTTTGATGCTGAAAAGGtgcaggagaggaaggaagttc GAGCCAAACTTGTGGACGAATACGCGGAAAGGCTGGTCAAGGGGCACGGGGAGACTTGTCCGTGGAGGAACAAGGGCTGTGATG CTACTATCCATCGATTGCCGCTAGCAAACCCCGAAATAGCTATCTCCGGCCTAGAAAAACGATACTCAAACCTCGTGAAGATGGCCGATCAATTGCCGGCCACAGACGTCATCCAAACGCCTAAGTCCTTCGATCTCGACACGCTCATTAAGATACTTCCAGCAAGCTTCAACGGGTCCGACGAAAGTACGCACACGCAGAGCATTGAGAGCAATACTGAGGGtgaagatgggaaagagAACGCGCAGGACTCTGAGCCTGAGCCATCTGTCCTCAAGAACGCTTTCATACTAGCATTCTTCGGCTGGGACTCAGTCCCCGACGGGACAGCTGGTCTGGTCGGCTGTAGCGTGTGTTTCCGGAGATTGGGCCTGTGGATGTACAAACCAAAGCCCAACGGCGATGAAGCTCTTTACGACTCATTGGAAGTGTTGAATGAGCACATGGATTATTGTCCTTGGGTGAACGGAAAGGCTCAGAGCGGAACGGGACGGGCCACCGAGAAATCAGAGGGTCTACGTTGTGGCTGGGAGCTGCTGGGCCAGGCGCTCAATGTGCGCCATCGTCGACTGAATCGTTCGACCATCTCGGGAGACAGTCGTGCTGTCTCTGAGGTACCATCCACGGATGAGCTTGTGGCGGACGATATCAACCCCGAGGTTAAAAAGGCCAGTGACCGGGAATGGTGGGCCAAGTTACGCCGCATGCGACAGGTTTTGAACGTTGGTTCGCCTAGAAAGAAGCCGGCCACGAAGTGA
- a CDS encoding FAD-dependent oxidoreductase (COG:C;~EggNog:ENOG410Q18X;~InterPro:IPR036188,IPR002938;~PFAM:PF01494;~SMCOG1087:hypothetical protein;~TransMembrane:1 (i445-464o);~antiSMASH:Cluster_8.2;~go_function: GO:0071949 - FAD binding [Evidence IEA]), whose amino-acid sequence MANTQLPPFRVLIVGGSVAGLTLAHCLERANIEYLILEKGEDVAPQVGASIGIMPNGGRILEQLGLFGEIECVIEPLHQANISYPDGFCFSNVYPKVLGDRFGYPVAFLDRQKFLQIAYEGLRKKQNVLTQKRVVGVRQSDHGTAVSVADGTEYEADLVVGADGVHSRVRSEIWKMAEENRPASVSTRERRSMTVEYVCVFGISSAIPGLEISEQINGIFDHLSILTIHGRHGRVFWFVIQKLDRKYVYPDVPRFSDEDAVQLFDRVKHVRFWKNICVGDLWKNREVSSMTALEEGVFETWHHDRMVLVGDSVHKMTPNFGQGANSAIEDAAALSSLLHDLVNARGVCKPSNVQIQHLLKQYRETRYTRMVGMCRTAASVSRIQARDGILNTVFGRYWAPYAGNLPADLASKVMADAEVVTFLPLPGRSGPGWEMYKRKGKRGQVQWVLIIFTLVTIGGLSIWLQSNALSR is encoded by the exons ATGGCCAATACCCAGCTACCCCCCTTTCGCGTCCTTATTGTGGGCGGTTCTGTCGCAGGCCTCACCCTTGCGCACTGTCTCGAACGCGCCAATATCGAGTACCTCATACtcgaaaaaggagaagatgttgcCCCGCAAGTTGGTGCCTCGATAGGTATCATGCCAAATGGCGGACGGATCCTCGAGCAACTGGGCCTATTTGGGGAGATTGAGTGTGTGATTGAGCCGTTGCATCAGGCGAATATCAGCTATCCAGATGGGTTCTGCTTCAGTAACGTCTATCCTAAGGTCCTTGGCGATAG GTTCGGATACCCGGTTGCATTCTTGGACCGGCAGAAGTTCCTGCAGATTGCATATGAGGggctgaggaagaagcagaacgTTCTCACTCAGAAAAGGGTAGTTGGCGTGCGACAGTCGGATCATGGAACTGCTGTTTCTGTGGCTGATGGGACAGAGTATGAGGCGGATCTCGTGGTTGGTGCTGATGGAGTACATAGTCGGGTGAGAAGTGAGATTTggaagatggcggaggagaatCGGCCTGCATCGGTTTCGACAcgtgaaagaagaa GCATGACTGTTGAATATGTCTGCGTTTTCGGAATTTCATCAGCCATTCCAGGGCTCGAGATAAGCGAACAGATCAACGGGATTTTCGACCATCTATCCATTCTAACCATCCACGGCAGACATGGTCGGGTGTTCTGGTTCGTGATCCAGAAGTTGGATAGGAAGTACGTCTATCCTGATGTCCCGCGATTCTCAGACGAGGATGCCGTACAGCTCTTCGATCGGGTCAAACACGTGCGGTTCTGGAAAAACATCTGCGTGGGGGACTTGTGGAAGAACAGAGAGGTGTCCTCGATGACAgcgctggaggagggagtgtTCGAGACATGGCACCATGATAGGATGGTTTTGGTAGGAGATAGCGTTCACAAG ATGACGCCCAACTTTGGCCAGGGAGCCAATTCTGCCATCGAGGATGCTGCGGcgctctcctcccttctACATGATCTCGTCAACGCCCGTGGAGTTTGCAAGCCATCAAATGTCCAGATTCAGCATCTCCTCAAGCAGTATCGGGAGACTCGATACACTCGCATGGTAGGCATGTGTCGCACCGCGGCTTCAGTCTCTCGAATTCAGGCCCGAGATGGCATCCTCAACACCGTCTTTGGACGATATTGGGCACCATATGCTGGCAACCTGCCTGCTGACCTGGCATCAAAAGTAATGGCAGATGCAGAGGTTGTTACTTTTCTGCCTCTGCCAGGCCGCTCAGGACCGGGCTGGGAGATGTACAAgcggaagggaaagagagggcaGGTGCAATGGGTGCTTATAATCTTCACCTTAGTTACGATTGGTGGATTGAGCATCTGGCTTCAAAGCAATGCGTTGAGTAGATGA
- the pyr4 gene encoding meroterpenoid cyclase pyr4 (COG:S;~EggNog:ENOG410Q0C1;~InterPro:IPR039020;~TransMembrane:7 (o18-36i48-71o77-95i115-134o140-160i172-193o205-227i);~antiSMASH:Cluster_8.2) — protein MDGFDHSTAPPEYNELKWLADIFVIGMAVGWVAHYVEMIYTSFKDQTYCMTIGGLCINFAWEIIFCTMYPAKGFVERVAFLMGISLDLGVIYAGIKNAPNEWRHSAMVRDHMPLVFAATTLCCLSGHLALTAQVGPAQAYTWGAIACQLFISIGNVFQLLSRGNTRGASWTLWMSRFFGSTSAIGFALVRYIRWWEAFSWLNCPLVLWSVAMFFLFEILYGALFYSVKRQEGRSQRGIKHKER, from the exons ATGGATGGGTTCGACCATTCTACTGCTCCACCAGAATACAACGAGCTAAAATGGCTCGCCGATATCTTCGTTATCGGAATGGCTGTTGGCTGGGTTGCTCACTATGTGGAGATGATTTACACATCGTTCAAGGACCAAACATACTGCATGACCATCGGGGGCCTTTGCATCAATTTTGCCTGGGAAATCATATTCTGCACAATGTATCCTGCCAAAGGGTTTGTCGAGCGGGTTGCCTTTCTCATGGGAATTTCTCTCGACCTTGGGGTTATTTACGCGGGAATCAAGAATGCCCCAAATGAATGGCGCCACTCTGCAATGGTGAGGGACCATATGCCCCTTGTCTTCGCAGCGACGACACTTTGTTGTCTGAGCGGTCACCTGGCTCTTACTGCCCAGGTTGGTCCCGCACAAGCCTATACGTGGGGGGCAATTGCATGCCAGCTCTTTATCAGCATAGGGAATGTGTTTCAATTGTTGAGTCGGGGAAACACACGAGGGGCGTCATGGACGCTATG GATGTCCAGGTTCTTTGGGTCAACATCAGCCATCGGCTTTGCCCTTGTTCGATATATTCGCTGGTGGGAGGCTTTTTCCTGGCTGAACTGCCCGCTTGTGTTATGGTCCGTGGCCATGTTCTTTCTGTTTGAAATTCTGTATGGAGCGTTATTCTATTCCGTCAAGcgacaagaaggaagatcCCAGCGTGGAATCAAGCACAAGGAGAGGTAG